From the genome of Candidatus Defluviilinea proxima:
CAAGCCATGTGGGATGCGGTCCGTTTTTGGCTTGACCTTGGCGTGGATGGCTATCGCCTCGATGCCATCGGCACTATTTACGAAGACCCTAACCTTACACCACACACTGTCCCGATGGATTTAGCGCAATTACGTCTTGCCTCTGAAACTGCAAAGACCCCTGCCGAGAAAAAGAAAGTCGGAAAATACTGGGAAGAGATGTTCAAGAATCAAGTGGAACAACCCGGCGTGCATGAACTAATGAAAGAATTGCGTGCCGTTCTGAATGAATATGACGGTGACCGCATGTTAGTGGGCGAGGATGATCACATTGAATTTCACGGCAATGGTGACGATGAACTACAACTCGTCTTCAACTTCCCTCTCATGCGGACAGCACGCATCACTCCTGACCATATTCGGCGCAACCAAAAGGAGCGTTTGACTCAACTGGAAGCGCTTCCTGTTAAAGGCTGGCCGTGTAATACGCTTGGTAATCACGATACATCCCGTGTTCATACAGCGTTTGGTGACAAACAACATGATGCTGACTTGGCACGCCTCCACGCCGCATTGGTGTTGACTCTCAAAGGGACTCCTTTCCTCTACGACGGCGAAGAGATCGGTATGACAGATCTCATCATCACCGACCCGACCAAATTGCGCGACACGATGGCAACCTGGTATTACGGCAGATTAATCAATGAACTCAAAATAGAACCAGCCGAAGCCGCCTTACTTGCTGCCAAAATGTCTCGCGATAAGAATCGTACACCCATGCAATGGTCTAACAATCCCAATGGCGGATTCTCTCCCTTTGGCGTGGACACATGGCTTCCTGTTAATCCGAACTTTAAAGACGGCATCAACGTCCGCGACCAGGGACATAACCCAAGCTCACTTCTTAATTACTACAAACACCTTTTACGTGTTCGCAAAAATACGCCTGCCTTGATCGAGGGCGAATATATCCCGCTTGATAAGACAGCCAAGGAACATTTCTCTTTTCTTCGCCGTTCTAGTCAGCAAACAGTTTTAGTTGTATTGAACTTCTCCGAAGCAAAACTCGAATTGAATTTCTTGCGGACAAAAGAATTCAAAGGTAAAAGTTTGCACCTTCTATTTTCCAGCGCCACCCGCTCCAAAACGGACTTGAATCCTCAAGACCTTAACATCAGCTCTTTCGAAGCGTTCATTGCCGAAGTGAAATAATATCCGTCATTGTGAGCGGAGCGAAGCAATCTCAAACTTCCATACTTATGCTTCAAAAACAAAAATCCCGCCCAAAACAATTCGTCACCCTCTGTGGACGTATCTTCCGTGATACGGATTCCGCTTACTTCCCTCGTACCGAATATCGCGGACGAACGATCCTGCTCTGCACAGACTCATGTCTTGGTGCGTTCCTTGCCGACCCTGATATCTTCTACAAAGCCCATCGTAACTCGGAGAAACATAAAAATGTGGAAACCCGGTGACATTGTTGCATGGAGGGGAATTGCTGGAAACCGTCCATGGCATATTGTGTCAGCAATCGTTGTTGCCGATAAACCTAATGAGATTGTAGTGACGATTCTCCCTGGCGCTGAAGGCATTGCAGAGAAGACCTACGCCATGGGTATGGGGAAACATGGCAATCGCCGTTGGGATTTCACGGAACATGATTGGGTCCTCGGTAGTTTCGCATGGCATACCAATCGCGTGTTGGCTATTGTGGAACCGGAGAAATATTATTCCATCATGCTTTTTTGGCATCACGAGCGTAATGAATTTTTGGGGTATTACGTCAATTTTCAAACCCCTTATATGAGAAGTCATTGTGGAATTGACACTTTAGATCTGGATCTTGATATTGACATTGATCCAAGCTTTGGCTTCAGGTGGAAGGATGAGGACGATTATCAAAAAGCGATTGATCACGGCTTGATAACTTCCGAATGGATTCAGGGTATCGAAACCGCAAAGCCAGAGATATTTGATAAGCTTGAAAACCGCCACTATCCCTTCGATGGTTCCTGGTTGGATTGGAAACCTGACCCGAATTGGTTACCGCCCAAGTTGCCTGAGAATTGGGATAAGATCTAAAAACTTGAGTTTGTCATGCTGAGCGAAGCATCTTTACCATCGCAACAGAGACTCTCACCTGCACTTGCGTGCGGTGCAAGTGTCGGTTGCAAAGAACGCTCCCTCAGAGTGACATTAATTGATTTTACCGGTTGGAGCAACCATGATCACCCCTCAAAAAGCAATTCAATATGACCGATACGAATTCAAGAAGTGGGAACATCACGATGCAGAGACTATTGTTGAGACTCCTGTTTCGTTAACGGTCAATGGCAAGGTCTGGTTGACGTTCATGTGTACGCCGGTCCATCTGGAAGCATTGTCAGTGGGATTTCTGTACAACGAAGGCATCATCGAATCCATGAGCGAAGTGGTGGATGCACGCGTCTGTGAGCATGGCGATAACGTGGACGTATGGTTGAGTCACGATGTGGAACAACCTACCTCATGGCGAAGGACTTCTGGTTGCACGGGTGGCATGACGGCTGTGGATCTTCTAGCGAAGCCCAATGTCTCTTTTGATGGAGACAGGCTTGAGGTCCAGCCGGAGGCGATTGGGAACTTAGTGGAGATGCTGTTTGATGCGCAGTCTTTGTATCGTGAGACCGGCGGAGTCCATACATCCGCGTTGAGCGATGGGGAGAAGGTTTTGTTGTCAGCAGAGGATATTGGCAGACACAACACGCTCGATAAGATCGCGGGGTTGTGTTTGATGAACAACGTCTCGCCCGAAAAACGGATCTTGATCACGACCGGGCGTATCAGCTCCGAGATGTTGCAAAAGGCTGCGCGGATGCAGACACCGATTTTGATCTCGCGCACATCGCCGAGTTCGCTTTCCATTGAGATGGCGGAGCGATATGGCATTACGTTGATCGGGTACGCGAGGAAACATCGTTTCAATGTGTATTCGAACGCGCAACGGGTTGGAGTAAATGGGTGATGATTTAACTGGTATGATGTGATTAAGATAAAGTCTAATGCGCTAATAAGGAGGTTTGTATGGACTTGAGTGCCTTTTTGTTCTTTTTTATTGTCGTGCCTTTTGTTTTGATAAATTTCACAAAATATCGCAAAGAACGTATGAACTCTGACGAGCAATTGCAGGCGTTGTTGAAAGAAAACAACTTGTTGCTCAAAGAGTTGTTGGTCTCATTGAAAAACGATTAAGTATATTCTGGAAAATCAATGAATACTTTTCAAGTAATGGCAAAGTCATTACTTGTCTGATGTTTGTTGTTTCCTTTTGGTAAAATCCCTCGCATGTCACTACGAGCCTTTCTTCTTTCTTTTTTCATTTTTCCCGTCATTCTTTCTTCCTGTTCCTCTTCCTCGTCGAACGTATATCCAACTTACGATCCCTTCGCGACGGTGGCCGCTACTAACGCCATGCCGCCTCCGCAAGAGGGTGTGGTCATTCAATCCACCGGCACACCTCGCGGACCTGCTCCTACGCGTGCATCTATTTCTGTTACTCTTCCGCCGCGTAACCCTAACAGTTCGTTGGTCACCCCAACGGCTGATGCCCCTCATCCGCTTCCGCCGCCACGCGAGTTTGTTGACCAGTACACGGTTCAAGCCGGTGATACGCTTGGCAGTATCGCTCAACGATATGGCATCGGCCTCGCGGCGTTGTTGCAGGCTAACGGATTGAATGAAACGAGCGTCCTTTCTGTGGGGACGGTGCTCAATATCCCTCCTGTTGTTACAGACCCGAACCCCGGCTCCTCGTTTAAAATCATCCCTGATTCTGAATTGATCTTTAGCCCTTCCAGTATTGGGTTCGATATTGATGCATTCGTTCAAAGCAAGGGCGGGTATCTTGCAAGTTATTCTGAAGATGTGCATGGCGAGATCTTGAGTGGTTCGCAGGTCATCATGCGTGTGGCGCAAAATTATTCGGTTAGCCCGCGCCTGTTGTTGGCTGTGCTTGAATATCGAAGCGGGTGGGTGACGAATCCTGTGCCCTCAAACGTCAATTATCCTTTTGGTTATCTCAATGATTATTCGGCCGGGTTGTATCGTCAGGCAGTGTGGGCCGCCGATAGCTTGAGCCGCGGATATTATCTCTGGCGCGTCAATGCCATCTCTACTGTATCTTTGAATGATGGCACATACGTTCCGCTTGCACCGACCATCAACGCCGGTACGATGGGTGTGCAATATCTTTTTTCATTGTTCAATGATCGTATTACTTGGGATCAGGATGTTAGCGCGCTTGGACTCTTCCAAACGTATACACTGTTCTTTGGTTCGCCCTTCGACTATGACATCGCGTCTCTTCTTCCCTCGAACCTGATTCAGCCTCCGATGCAACTTCCCTTTGAACCCGGCGTGACCTGGGCATTCACCGGCGGCCCGCATGGAGGTTGGGATGCCAGCTCAGCTTGGGGTGCGCTCGATTTTGCACCGCCGCTCGAAGGCATGGGATGTGATACGAGCAATCTGTGGGTGACGGCGATTGCCGATGGGTATATTGTCCGTGCGGCGAATGGGGCAGTGATGCAAGACCTCGATAATGATGGATACGAACAAACGGGTTGGAATGTCCTTTATATGCATATTGCAGAAGATGGACGTGTGCAACCGAATACGTATGTATATGCGGGTGATCGTATTGGGCATCCATCTTGTGAAGGCGGCATATCGAATGCCACACATCTTCACCTTTCTCGTAAGTACAACGGTGAATGGATCTCGGCCGACAGTAACCTGCCTTTCAATCTTGATGGCTGGATTTCCAGTGGCAATGGCATTTACTATGATGGGTATCTCACACGCAATGGAATTACTTTGCAGGCTGAGGAAGGCGTCTTCGAGGGCGTGAACCTGATCTCACGATGAGTATGGAGTCAGGGAGCTCGTGTGCCCGTTAGGGTATGCTCCCGCCATAACAACTCCATACACTATACTCGTCCACATCCTGCATTAATCTACAAAGGTATAATCACATCGGACATCTTGTGAAAAGAAGCATCGTTTTTCTCGTTCTTACATCCGTTTTATTATCTTCATGCGTTGGGAATACGTCATTGTGGGGGCAATACCCAACGCCTACGCCGATAGGATGGATTCCAGAAACATCCACGCCTGCGCCGGATGTTTTTATTCCTGATACCCCTATCCCGACTCCGATCAATATCGTTGCGCCAACCGCAAGCCCAACGCCCACAGCCCTTGCCAATTTTGTGCCGAACGAAGCTGCCACGCAACCGTCGGCTGATATAGCACCGACTATCGATGGAAATTCGATTCTGTACTACGCTCAAAGCGGGGATACGCTTCCAGCAGTAGCAAGCAGGTTTGGGGTCGATGCGAACGAGGTCACGTCCCCAAAGATATTGCCTGAGACCGGGCTGATCGATGTGGATACACTCCTCATCATCCCTGACAGTCTTGATAAAGCTATTTCATATACGCCGTCAACGCGCTTCATCCCTGATAGTGACGTGGTGTTCTCTGCCACAGCGATCGATTTCGATATTGAAAAATACGTTAAGGATGCAGGTGGCTACCTTTCGAATTATCGTGAATATCTCGGCACTACGGCATGGACGTCTGGCCCGCAAGAGATCAAACGCCTTGCGTATGAGAACTCGATCAACCCACGCCTCATCCTTGCTTTGTTGGATTATGAAGCGAATTGGGTGCGCGGTAAGCCTGAGAGCAAGTTCCGCACAGATTATCCGATGGGGCATGAGGATTATCATAACTTGGGGATGTTCGGCCAAATGGCCTGGGCTGTTGACCAACTTTCCATTGGCTATTATGGCTGGCGCAAAGGAAGCCTCACAGAATTGGTTTTCAATGACGGTAACAGACTTCGTCTTGACCCAACTCTCAACGCCGGCACAGTAGCTGTGATGACGTTGTTCTCGCGCCACCACAGTTTGAACGAATGGCTTCGCATCATGGATGTGAACAGCGGGTTTCCCTATTTCTATCAAAACATGTTTGGCGACCCGTGGGCACGTGCTGATACATTGAATAACCTCTTTCCCCCCGGGCTGGCCCAACCGACAATGACATTGCCCTTTGAGCGCGGCCGTACGTGGGCATATACTGGTGGCCCACACGGAGCATGGGAGGCGAATGGTCCGCTTGCCGCGATAGATTTTGCGCCAGAGGGTGATAAGCCCGGTTGTTATACAGCGAGTTCGTGGGTTGTAGCAATCGTCTCAGGGCTGGTGGTGCGATCAGAGAATGGTGTAGTGGTTGTGGACATGGATGGGGACGGCTCTGAACAAACCGGGTGGAATGTGATGTACTTGCACATTGCAAATAAAGACCGCGTACCGCTTGGTCAGTGGGTGGAGCAGGATGGCCGGATCGGCCATGCCTCTTGTGAAGGCGGCGTTTCCACAGGCACGCATGTACATATTGCTCGCAAATACAACGGCGAATGGATCATCGCTGACGGCCCTATTCCGTTCGTGCTTGATGGTTGGCGCGTGGTTGACGGTGATAAACCGTATCAGGGGAGTTTGGTTCGAGACGGTGAAAGCATCAAAGCCGATATCTATGCACAAGCCTGGTCATTGATCACACGTAAAGATGATGAATAAAAACTCTCGGGTGATAGTCACTTTTAAAATGACTATCACCTTATTTGCCATACTCATTTCCTCCTGCGCCTCGCGCGAATCAACCAGCAGTATCGAGAATATGATCACGCCGCTCGCGCCGACGCCCGTGCCTGCACCTACTTCCGGCAGGCCTGCCTATGCTCCCGGCGAGCTTGTGGATTACACAGCACAGAGCGGTGATACATTGCTCGCGCTTGCGACTCGGTTCAACACATCTGTTGCACAGATCTTGGAAGCCAACCCGATCATTCCACGTGAAGCCACCACCATGCCGCCCGGCATGCCCATGAAAATTCCCGTTTACTATCTTCCATTATGGGGTACGGCCTATCAAAGTATCCCGGATGATGCTTTCGTCAATGGGCCATCGCAGATTGGCTTCAGCACGTCCGCTTTTGTTGAGGCGTCTTCGGGATGGTTGAAAAACTATCAGGCCTATGCTGGCGGAAAAAATCGTAGTGGCGCTGAGATCGTTGAGTACGTTGCGGCCAATTACAGCGTCAGTCCGCGCCTTTTGCTGGCGGTGCTTGAATATCAGGGTGGCGCATTGACGCAACCTGTTCCAATGATAGACGAATACATGCTCGGTTTTCGCCGCTCATATTACGAGTCGCCATACTTGCAACTTGTCATTGCGGCGAACATACTCAACAACGGATACTATGGTTGGCGCTCCGGTATGTTGACCGAGTTTGACTTGACCGATGGTTCCGTCACAAGGCCTGACCCCTGGCAAAATGCAGGATCAGTAGCTTTACAATATTATTTCTCGAGAATCTATTCTGGAAGCGAATATTACGCCTCTATCGGACCCGATGGGCTGGCTCGTACATACTCAGACCTTTTCGGCAATCCATGGCAGGATTCCGCTCCTACGATCCCTGGTAGTTTGCAACAACCTGCACTTCGATTTCCGTTTTTGGCAGGGAATGCCTGGTCGTATACGGGCGGCCCACATACGGGGTGGGGCTCCGGCCAACCGTTTGCCGCAGTGGATTTTGCTCCCGCATCAAATTCTCACGGTTGCTTTACCGCGCCTTCTGATCTTTATGCAGTTGCGATGGCAGATGGATTAGTTGTCCGCTCCAGCATAGACGGCATTGTTATTGACCTCGATAAAGATGGCGATGAACGGACAGGCTGGGCTTTATTCTATTTGCATTTAGCGACGAACAAACGCGCAGGTGTTGGCACGGAAGTGGTGGCAGGCCAGCCGGTAGGTTACCCCTCTTGCGAAGGTGGCTCTTCTACAGGGACACATGTTCACATTGCGAGAAAATATAACGGCGAGTGGATCCTTGCAGATGGCCCGCTTGCTTTTGAGTTTGAAGGCTGGG
Proteins encoded in this window:
- the fdhD gene encoding formate dehydrogenase accessory sulfurtransferase FdhD — translated: MITPQKAIQYDRYEFKKWEHHDAETIVETPVSLTVNGKVWLTFMCTPVHLEALSVGFLYNEGIIESMSEVVDARVCEHGDNVDVWLSHDVEQPTSWRRTSGCTGGMTAVDLLAKPNVSFDGDRLEVQPEAIGNLVEMLFDAQSLYRETGGVHTSALSDGEKVLLSAEDIGRHNTLDKIAGLCLMNNVSPEKRILITTGRISSEMLQKAARMQTPILISRTSPSSLSIEMAERYGITLIGYARKHRFNVYSNAQRVGVNG
- a CDS encoding alpha-glucosidase, with the protein product MSNLKWWQTAVFYQIYPRSFADGNGDGIGDFRGITEKLDYLADLGVDALWLSPHFPSPNWDCGYDISDYMNVAPEYGTLDDFKHFLAEAHKRNLRVILDLVLNHTSDEHPWFLESKSSRDNPKADWYVWADTPPNNWQSCFDGEAWTYSPERDQYYYHYFMKQQPDLNWHNPQVKQAMWDAVRFWLDLGVDGYRLDAIGTIYEDPNLTPHTVPMDLAQLRLASETAKTPAEKKKVGKYWEEMFKNQVEQPGVHELMKELRAVLNEYDGDRMLVGEDDHIEFHGNGDDELQLVFNFPLMRTARITPDHIRRNQKERLTQLEALPVKGWPCNTLGNHDTSRVHTAFGDKQHDADLARLHAALVLTLKGTPFLYDGEEIGMTDLIITDPTKLRDTMATWYYGRLINELKIEPAEAALLAAKMSRDKNRTPMQWSNNPNGGFSPFGVDTWLPVNPNFKDGINVRDQGHNPSSLLNYYKHLLRVRKNTPALIEGEYIPLDKTAKEHFSFLRRSSQQTVLVVLNFSEAKLELNFLRTKEFKGKSLHLLFSSATRSKTDLNPQDLNISSFEAFIAEVK
- a CDS encoding LysM peptidoglycan-binding domain-containing protein, translating into MITPLAPTPVPAPTSGRPAYAPGELVDYTAQSGDTLLALATRFNTSVAQILEANPIIPREATTMPPGMPMKIPVYYLPLWGTAYQSIPDDAFVNGPSQIGFSTSAFVEASSGWLKNYQAYAGGKNRSGAEIVEYVAANYSVSPRLLLAVLEYQGGALTQPVPMIDEYMLGFRRSYYESPYLQLVIAANILNNGYYGWRSGMLTEFDLTDGSVTRPDPWQNAGSVALQYYFSRIYSGSEYYASIGPDGLARTYSDLFGNPWQDSAPTIPGSLQQPALRFPFLAGNAWSYTGGPHTGWGSGQPFAAVDFAPASNSHGCFTAPSDLYAVAMADGLVVRSSIDGIVIDLDKDGDERTGWALFYLHLATNKRAGVGTEVVAGQPVGYPSCEGGSSTGTHVHIARKYNGEWILADGPLAFEFEGWVVHSDGKAYKGTLKRGPLTVEACDCGDAGSQIVSGLP
- a CDS encoding DUF402 domain-containing protein, with protein sequence MWKPGDIVAWRGIAGNRPWHIVSAIVVADKPNEIVVTILPGAEGIAEKTYAMGMGKHGNRRWDFTEHDWVLGSFAWHTNRVLAIVEPEKYYSIMLFWHHERNEFLGYYVNFQTPYMRSHCGIDTLDLDLDIDIDPSFGFRWKDEDDYQKAIDHGLITSEWIQGIETAKPEIFDKLENRHYPFDGSWLDWKPDPNWLPPKLPENWDKI
- a CDS encoding LysM peptidoglycan-binding domain-containing protein, with product MSLRAFLLSFFIFPVILSSCSSSSSNVYPTYDPFATVAATNAMPPPQEGVVIQSTGTPRGPAPTRASISVTLPPRNPNSSLVTPTADAPHPLPPPREFVDQYTVQAGDTLGSIAQRYGIGLAALLQANGLNETSVLSVGTVLNIPPVVTDPNPGSSFKIIPDSELIFSPSSIGFDIDAFVQSKGGYLASYSEDVHGEILSGSQVIMRVAQNYSVSPRLLLAVLEYRSGWVTNPVPSNVNYPFGYLNDYSAGLYRQAVWAADSLSRGYYLWRVNAISTVSLNDGTYVPLAPTINAGTMGVQYLFSLFNDRITWDQDVSALGLFQTYTLFFGSPFDYDIASLLPSNLIQPPMQLPFEPGVTWAFTGGPHGGWDASSAWGALDFAPPLEGMGCDTSNLWVTAIADGYIVRAANGAVMQDLDNDGYEQTGWNVLYMHIAEDGRVQPNTYVYAGDRIGHPSCEGGISNATHLHLSRKYNGEWISADSNLPFNLDGWISSGNGIYYDGYLTRNGITLQAEEGVFEGVNLISR